A stretch of Plasmodium vinckei vinckei genome assembly, chromosome: PVVCY_05 DNA encodes these proteins:
- a CDS encoding plasmepsin VII, putative yields the protein MKDVYYYFSIIFFLELFLCNCILAIPQKTLGKGSLSLALNEFKNNVDNNSLNILGELKNSKPFINKNFIQTNEKKDNVLLLKLYKQNIASDKLSTYYGKIAIGENSENIFNVLFDTGSTEFWVPFKTCKFTKNNTHNKYERTGSFKYKYDNKGLPSVLEINYLSGKLVGFDGYDTVYLGPGFAIPHTNIAFATSIDIPVLEKFKWDGIIGLGFENEDSQKRGIKPFLDHLKDEKILTEKNYKNMFGYYITNTGGYITLGGIDDRFKRSPDEKIIWSPVSTEMGFWTIDILGIRKEKQPYMNERRDDELIVKYEGFHDGSNKSIVDTGTFLIYAPKKTMENYLNDLTINSCEDKHKLPYIIFQIKSKEIESIKGLSVIELVLSPDDYVIEYIDEVKSTKECIIGIQSDEDNINGWTLGQVFLKSYYTIFDKDNLQIGFVRNKQKLNDETYLNESFLRVSKKRNKKMSYNGPLKQ from the exons taaaaataatgtagacaataattctttaaatatattaggagaattaaaaaattctaagccttttataaataaaaattttatacaaacaaatgaaaaaaaagacaatgttttgttattaaaattgtataaacAAAACATAGCTTCTGATAAATTGTCTACTTATTATGGTAAGATAGCAATAGGTGAAAATTCagaaaacatatttaatgttttatttgataCAGGTTCAACTGAATTTTGGGTACCTTTTAAAACTTgtaaatttacaaaaaataatacccataataaatatgaacgTACGGGATcgtttaaatataaatatgacaATAAAGGGTTACCAAGTGTATTGGAGATAAATTACCTCAGTGGAAAGTTAGTAGGATTTGACG GCTATGATACGGTTTACCTAGGCCCTGGCTTTGCCATTCCCCATACGAATATAGCGTTTGCc ACAAGCATAGATATACCCGTTTTGGAAAAATTCAAATgg gACGGGATAATAGGACTTGGATTCGAAAATGAAGATTCTCAAAAGCGTGGAATAAAACCCTT TTTAGATCATttaaaagatgaaaaaattttaacagAGAAAAATTACAAGAACATGTTTGGTTATTATATAACTAACACAG GAGGATACATAACACTAGGTGGAATAGATGATCGCTTTAAAAGAAGTCctgatgaaaaaattat TTGGAGCCCAGTTTCAACAGAGATGGGATTTTGGACAA TTGACATTTTAGGAATACGAAAGGAAAAACAACCATATATGAATGAAAGAAGAGATGACGAGCtaattgtaaaatatgAAGGATTTCACGATGGAAGTAACAAATCAATAGTTGATACTggaacatttttaatatatgcacctaaaaaaacaatggaaaattatttaaatgatcTGACAATAAATTCTTGTGAAGATAAACACAAATTaccatatataatttttcaaataaaatcaaaAGAAATTGAATCAATAAAAGGATTATCTGTTATTGAATTAGTTTTATCTCCTGATGATTATGTCATAGAATATATAGATGAAGTGAAATCAACAAAAGAATGTATCATAGGTATACAATCTGATGAAGACAATATAAATGGATGGACGTTAGGAcaagtttttttaaaatccTATTACACTATTTTTGATAAAGATAATTTACAGATTGGTTTTGTTcgaaataaacaaaaattaaatgatgaaacttatttaaatgaatcATTTCTAAGGGttagtaaaaaaagaaataaaaaaatgagttATAATGGACCACTAAAACAGTAA
- a CDS encoding ubiquitin-conjugating enzyme, putative: MNHQAALTRKQCDFTKLIMAGYDLELNNGSTQDFDVMFHGPNGTAYEGGIWKVHVTLPDDYPFASPSIGFINKLLHPNVDEASGSVCLDVINQTWTPLYSLVNVFEVFLPQLLTYPNPSDPLNSDAASLLMKDKTIYEEKVKEYVKLYASKDLWEQQKKDKNPSKINGNISPVSELSYADQEIQDIDLDNL, translated from the exons atgaatcaCCAAGCAGCTTTGACGCGAAAACAGTGTGACTTCACCAAGCT tATTATGGCTGGGTATGACTTAGAATTAAACAATGGAAGTACACAAGATTTCGATGTTATGTTTCATGGCCCCAATGgaa cTGCCTATGAAGGAGGAATTTGGAAAGTTCATGTAACCTTGCCAGATGATTACCCATTTGCATCTCCTTCAATTGGATTTATCAACAAACTCTTACATCCTAATGTTGATGAAGCATCGGGATCTGTGTGTTTAGATGTTATTAACCAAACCTGGACACCCTTATATA GTCTTGTAAACGTGTTTGAAGTATTTTTACCCCAATTACTTACCTATCCTAATCCATCTGACCCCTTAAACAGTGATGCTGCTTCCCTACTTATGAAAGATAAAACTATTTATGAAGAAAAAGTAAAAG AGTATGTTAAATTATACGCAAGTAAAGATTTATGGGAAcagcaaaaaaaagataaaaaccCGTCAAAAATTAATGGCAATATATCACCTGTTAGTGAATTATCATATGCTGACCAAGAAATTCAAGATATAGATTTGGATAACCTATAA
- a CDS encoding Sec1 family protein, putative → MSMNIQEEQKNSAINMLNLNEYSDGLNNSGNMSYYSHDKIWKVLIYDSEGQNILAPLLKIGNLRHHGVTLNLNLHNERNTIPEVNAVYFIGGNKENIDKVIKDMINNMYGSYYINFVSYIDKEILEYFANECVKNNVVSYISKITDRYLKFISLSSSTFSLNMPRCFKILHETDDNLIQNVMNKITEGLVSLIVTLGVVPIIRVSSNDSYPSKMIAEKLHKNIYELLNLRSTNNYIFNSKNAQRPLLILADRDIDLSVMVQHSWTYQALIHDVFDIKLNKINLVPSSGGSNTPQSSEKPVTKHYDIDNNDSFFLNNCNKPFPEVANNISECLNEYNEKMKNLNKNDKNANNNDNITGGLMSAMNILPEMAEHKRLLDMHTNILTELIKEIKERELDRFYENEFDFESSNDKVCIQHMNNIFNSAKANNYDKYRAFLCLYLAKRNLNPQTVDQFIQQLNQLNIDTSAIYFIKQLENFKSMNININVNSQLNRTASNGFGNVLSSSTNNASSFKQQFNTYSNIFIDKGFNILQGAKNLLPKRREIKITKLVETLIENKPSALNDQFIYIDPKNPPNTKMNNLYIKNENIKDCIIFIIGGGNYIEVSALKDLEEKINKKIIYGSTDFVRAENFVQELNETGRALKC, encoded by the coding sequence ATGTCGATGAATATCCAAgaagaacaaaaaaacaGCGCAATTAATATGCTGAACTTAAATGAATATAGTGATGGGCTAAATAATAGTGGTAATATGTCATACTATTCTcatgataaaatatggaaagttttaatatatgattCTGAGGgccaaaatatattagcccctttattaaaaattggCAATTTAAGGCACCATGGTGTaacattaaatttaaatttacacAACGAAAGAAATACAATACCAGAGGTGAATGCCgtttattttattggaggtaataaagaaaatatagataaagTTATAAAAGATATGATAAACAATATGTATGGGAGTTATTATATCAATTTTGTTTCATATATAGATAAAGAGATACTTGAATATTTTGCCAATGAGTgcgtaaaaaataatgtagtTTCTTATATATCGAAAATAACAGATAGATacttaaaatttattagttTATCTAGTTCtacattttctttaaatatgCCTCGTTGCTTTAAAATACTCCATGAAACAGACGATAATTTAATACAAAATgttatgaacaaaataacaGAAGGCCTAGTTTCATTAATAGTCACGCTGGGTGTTGTACCTATTATAAGAGTTTCATCAAATGATTCATATCCTTCTAAAATGATTGCAGAAAAGttacacaaaaatatttatgaattattaaatttaagaTCGAcaaacaattatatatttaattcaaaaaatgcaCAAAGGCCATTACTAATATTAGCAGATAGAGATATAGATTTAAGTGTCATGGTCCAACATTCTTGGACATATCAAGCATTAATTCACGATGtttttgatataaaattgaataaaattaatttagtACCGAGTAGTGGGGGTAGTAATACACCACAAAGTTCTGAAAAACCGGTAACAAAGCATTATgatattgataataatgactcattttttttaaacaattgTAATAAACCATTTCCAGAAGttgcaaataatataagtgAATgtttaaatgaatataatgaaaaaatgaaaaacttaaataaaaatgataaaaatgccaataataatgataatataacagGAGGATTGATGTCTgctatgaatatattaccAGAAATGGCTGAACATAAAAGATTATTAGATATgcatacaaatatattaaccgaattaattaaagaaataaaagaaagaGAACTAGATCgattttatgaaaatgaatttgATTTTGAATCTTCTAATGATAAAGTGTGTATACAgcatatgaataatatattcaatTCTGCAAAagcaaataattatgataaatatagagcttttttatgtttatacCTAGCTAAAAGAAATTTAAATCCCCAAACCGTAGATCAATTTATTCAGCAGTTAAACcaattaaatatagatacatcagctatttattttattaaacaattagaaaattttaaatccatgaatattaatattaatgttAATTCACAATTAAATCGTACAGCTAGTAATGGATTTGGCAATGTTCTTTCGAGCTCTACTAATAATGCCAGTTCCTTTAAACAACAGTTTAATACAtatagtaatatatttattgataaaggatttaatatattacagGGAgctaaaaatttattaccTAAAAGaagagaaataaaaattactaAACTAGTTGAAACGCTTATAGAAAATAAGCCCTCCGCATTAAATGaccaatttatttatattgatCCGAAAAATCCACCAAATACTAAAATGaacaatttatatatcaaaaatgaaaatataaaagattgtataatatttattattggtGGTGGAAATTATATAGAAGTTTCAGCATTAAAAGATTtggaagaaaaaataaataaaaaaattatatatggatCTACTGATTTTGTTAGGGCCGAAAACTTTGTTCAAGAGCTCAACGAAACAGGAAGAGCTTTAAAATGCTGA
- a CDS encoding apicoplast ribosomal protein L27 precursor, putative yields MKIHFLLAIIFILKCYICAKTKYNSYGSWMNLKYPGKKERSKTYRINLMHINNTIPIENIYRKVHNNSKRNIIYNVEYCRNCFINSYYKKSNIVKVKRLNNLWAKKKGVGSTKNGRDSNPKNLGVKILGNNFAHAGNIIVRQRGRTFKPGYGVKQGRDFTLVATKSGKVHFFNRVVSIIDVSTPKTMTYKDVYQENPTILSLSKMWTSAA; encoded by the coding sequence atgaaaattcaTTTCTTGCTTGcaataattttcatattaaaatgttatatatgtgcaaaaacaaaatataatagcTATGGATCGTGGATGAATTTAAAGTACCCAgggaaaaaagaaagatcAAAAACCTACCGAATAAACTTAATGCATATCAATAATACAATTCCgatagaaaatatatatagaaaagtGCATAATAATTCGAAGCgtaatataatttacaaCGTAGAATACTGCAGAAATTGCTTTATAAAtagttattataaaaaatcgaaTATAGTAAAAGTTAAGCGccttaataatttatgggctaaaaaaaaaggtgtCGGAAGTACAAAAAATGGTAGAGATAGTAATCCCAAAAATTTAggtgtaaaaatattaggAAATAATTTTGCACACGCTGgtaatattattgttagGCAAAGAGGAAGGACGTTTAAACCGGGTTATGGAGTAAAACAAGGAAGAGATTTCACTTTAGTTGCAACTAAATCTGGAAaagttcatttttttaatcgtGTAGTAAGTATTATTGATGTTAGTACCCCTAAAACAATGACGTATAAAGATGTTTATCAAGAAAATCCAACCATTCTAAGCTTATCAAAAATGTGGACTTCTGCAGCTTAG